A section of the Humulus lupulus chromosome 2, drHumLupu1.1, whole genome shotgun sequence genome encodes:
- the LOC133818369 gene encoding uncharacterized protein LOC133818369, whose amino-acid sequence MVGLSLGEKHFIQGGIAQDLRCDGRKRLTYRPIYVETGVIPQANGSARVRMGGTDVIASVKAELGRPSQLQPDKGKVAINVDCSSTAAPVFEGRGGEELSTELSVALQCCLLGGKSGSGAGIDPSSLLVVEGKICWDLYIDGLVVSSDGNLLDALGAAIKAALSNTGIPRVQVASGASGDDDQPEVDISDEEFMQFDTSGVPVIVTLTKVGKHYIVDATAEEESQMSSAVSISVNRKGHVCGLTKRGGAGLDPSVILDMISVARHVSDQLLNKLDSEIAAAEAAEEES is encoded by the exons ATGGTGGGATTATCCCTGGGAGAGAAACATTTCATACAGGGTGGTATTGCTCAAGACCTTCGCTGTGATGGCCGGAAAAGATTAACTTACAGGCCCATCTATGTTGAAACAGGAGTCATTCCGCAG GCAAATGGTTCTGCTAGGGTCAGAATGGGTGGCACAGATGTTATTGCCAGTGTGAAG GCTGAGCTTGGGAGGCCGAGTCAATTACAACCTGATAAAGGAAAGGTTGCTATAAATGTTGATTGCAGTTCAACCGCAGCCCCAGTGTTTGAG GGCAGAGGGGGTGAGGAATTGTCAACAGAACTCTCAGTTGCTCTACAATGTTGTCTCTTGGGTGGTAAAAGTGGCTCAG GGGCAGGAATTGATCCTTCATCTTTACTGGTGGTGGAAGGAAAAATTTGTTGGGATCTCTATATTGACGGCCTTGTTGTTAGTTCAGATGGGAATCTGCTAGATGCTCTAGGTGCTGCTATAAAG GCTGCTTTGAGCAATACAGGCATCCCAAGAGTCCAGGTTGCTTCTGGTGCCTCAGGTGATGATGATCAACCAGAGGTTGACATAAGTGATGAAGAATTCATGCAGTTTGACACATCTGGAGTCCCTGTCATAGTCACATTAACAAAG GTGGGTAAGCACTACATTGTGGATGCTACGGCAGAAGAGGAATCTCAAATGAGCTCAGCTGTCTCAATCTCTGTCAATAGGAAGGGCCACGTGTGTGGTTTGACCAAACGAGGTGGTGCAGGCTTAGATCCAAGTGTCATTCTAGATATGATTTCGGTGGCAAGACATGTCAGTGACCAGCTACTGAACAAATTGGATTCTGAGATAGCTGCAGCTGAAGCTGCTGAAGAAGAATCGTGA
- the LOC133816249 gene encoding desmethyl-deoxy-podophyllotoxin synthase-like: MSQMMQFSSFHVLITTFLFLTSSLLFLWRRSIAKAQNANLPPGPWKVPIIGNLHQLALGGSLPHYSLRNLAKKYGPVIHLRLGEVLAILISSPEAAKEILQTHDLVFAQRPHTLTMEVISKEHPGIISSPYGEYWRQMRKICVLELLSTKRVQSFKTVREEETWSMIESIYSSHGVTINLSKMIFSMTNSVISRAAFGKKCRGQEEFVSTLDELVKYGTGLDIADLFPSLKFVGVVTGMKPTLQRLYQRLDKTLDDIINDHIVKAKEQIIRNELDEPQEEDLVDVLLRLQKSNELKFEVTTNHIKGVILDILAAGGETGAASIEWAMAELLKNPRVMKKAQDEVRKVLRGKAKIEEADVQKLDYLKSVVKETLRLHPSAPLSVREARESCKVLGYEIPYKARVIINLWALGRDSKHWNNAERFQPERFHGSSIDFIGTNFEFIPFGAGRRVCPGISFGISNIEMALAQLLYHFDWKLANGARFEELDLTEVFSATNRIKNNLLLIAKPLVLFNE, encoded by the exons ATGTCCCAAATGATGCAGTTTTCATCTTTTCATGTTCTCATTACTACTTTTCTCTTCTTAACATCATCACTACTgtttctttggaggagatccataGCCAAGGCTCAAAATGCCAATTTGCCCCCAGGACCTTGGAAGGTCCCAATTATTGGGAACTTGCATCAGTTGGCTTTGGGTGGCTCATTACCGCATTACTCCTTAAGAAACTTGGCCAAAAAATATGGACCAGTTATTCATCTGCGGTTAGGAGAGGTTTTGGCTATACTAATTTCCTCACCAGAAGCAGCCAAAGAGATTTTGCAAACACATGACCTGGTGTTTGCTCAAAGGCCTCATACTCTTACAATGGAAGTGATCTCAAAAGAACACCCGGGTATTATTTCTTCTCCCTATGGCGAATACTGGAGGCAAATGCGAAAAATTTGTGTGCTGGAGCTGCTAAGCACGAAGAGAGTCCAATCATTCAAGAcagtaagagaagaagaaacaTGGAGTATGATTGAGTCCATCTACTCTTCCCATGGGGTCACCATCAACCTTAGCAAGATGATATTTTCCATGACGAATTCCGTGATTTCCAGGGCGGCCTTCGGGAAGAAATGCAGGGGCCAAGAGGAATTTGTGTCAACACTTGACGAGTTGGTGAAGTATGGAACAGGTTTAGATATTGCTGATTTGTTCCCTTCACTCAAATTTGTTGGTGTTGTTACTGGAATGAAGCCTACTTTGCAGAGGTTATACCAGAGACTTGACAAAACTCTTGATGATATTATTAATGATCATATTGTGAAAGCAAAAGAACAAATCATCAGAAATGAACTTGATGAACCACAGGAAGAGGATTTAGTTGATGTGCTCTTAAGACTCCAAAAGTCAAATGAGCTCAAATTTGAGGTCACAACCAATCACATAAAAGGTGTCATTCTG gATATTTTGGCTGCTGGAGGAGAAACTGGAGCAGCTAGCATAGAATGGGCAATGGCAGAGCTACTTAAAAATCCAAGAGTAATGAAGAAGGCACAAGATGAGGTACGAAAAGTCTTGCGAGGAAAGGCGAAGATTGAAGAAGCTGATGTTCAAAAACTGGATTACCTGAAATCAGTAGTTAAAGAAACACTAAGATTACATCCTTCTGCTCCCTTGTCAGTAAGAGAGGCCAGGGAAAGTTGTAAAGTTCTTGGATATGAAATACCATACAAAGCAAGAGTGATAATCAATTTGTGGGCATTAGGGAGAGATTCAAAACATTGGAACAATGCTGAGAGGTTTCAGCCAGAGAGGTTTCATGGTTCTTCCATTGATTTTATAGGAACCAACTTTGAGTTCATTCCATTTGGGGCAGGAAGAAGGGTATGTCCAGGAATATCCTTTGGTATTTCAAACATTGAGATGGCACTTGCTCAGTTGTTGTATCACTTTGATTGGAAACTTGCCAATGGTGCCAGATTTGAGGAGCTAGACTTGACTGAGGTTTTTAGTGCAACCAATAGGATCAAGAACAATTTGTTATTGATTGCCAAACCCTTAGTTCTCTTTAATGAGTAA